In Choloepus didactylus isolate mChoDid1 chromosome 6, mChoDid1.pri, whole genome shotgun sequence, one DNA window encodes the following:
- the LOC119538030 gene encoding 40S ribosomal protein S9-like — protein MPVSRSWVCRKTYVTPRRPFEKSRLDQELKLIREYGLRNKRKVWRVKFTLAKIRKAARELLTLDEKDPRRLFEGLL, from the coding sequence ATGCCCGTGTCCCGGAGCTGGGTTTGTCGGAAAACCTATGTGACCCCGCGGAGACCCTTCGAGAAGTCCCGCCTCGACCAAGAGCTGAAGCTGATCAGAGAGTACGGGCTCCGGAACAAACGCAAGGTCTGGAGGGTCAAGTTTACGCTGGCTAAGATCCGCAAGGCTGCCCGGGAGCTGCTGACGCTGGACGAGAAGGACCCGCGGCGGCTGTTTGAAGGTCTTCTGTGA